One Phycisphaera mikurensis NBRC 102666 DNA window includes the following coding sequences:
- a CDS encoding rhomboid family intramembrane serine protease has product MAFETRDYASPGPFGGAGRGFGPGSTGPSGWTITTWLIVINAAVFLLAGIFGGSARADGADPLRWGYFSVNKAIWGLEVWRFLTYQFLHADFFHILFNMIGLYFFGPLLERELGRRAFLAFYLLCGVSGAVIATVLGTLFGPTIMHPDAPLVGASGALFGILAAAAVRFPHLRVQLLIPPIPMSMRTMALVFLGIAALSVLVGSRNAGGEAAHLGGALLGFVLMKRPGLLAPFGGPALGAAGYGAAKRSGGGIEGIKGRLADFKRNRARKAAAEHAAEVDRILAKVSDSGIQSLTEGEKKTLAEDTKRKR; this is encoded by the coding sequence ATGGCTTTTGAGACACGCGACTACGCAAGCCCGGGGCCTTTCGGTGGCGCCGGGCGCGGCTTCGGCCCCGGATCGACCGGCCCGTCCGGCTGGACGATCACCACGTGGCTGATCGTGATCAACGCCGCCGTGTTCCTGCTCGCCGGGATCTTCGGGGGCTCGGCCCGCGCCGACGGGGCCGACCCGCTCCGCTGGGGCTACTTCTCGGTGAACAAGGCGATCTGGGGCCTGGAGGTCTGGCGCTTCCTGACGTACCAGTTCCTGCACGCCGACTTCTTCCACATCCTCTTCAACATGATCGGGCTGTACTTCTTCGGCCCGCTGCTGGAGCGGGAGCTGGGCCGCCGCGCCTTCCTCGCCTTCTACCTGCTGTGCGGGGTTTCCGGGGCGGTGATCGCGACGGTGCTCGGCACGCTGTTCGGACCGACGATCATGCACCCCGACGCGCCGCTGGTCGGCGCCTCGGGCGCCCTCTTCGGGATCCTCGCCGCCGCGGCCGTCCGCTTCCCGCACCTGCGCGTGCAGCTGCTGATCCCCCCGATCCCGATGTCGATGCGCACGATGGCGCTCGTGTTCCTAGGCATCGCCGCGCTGTCCGTGCTCGTCGGCTCGCGCAACGCCGGGGGCGAGGCCGCCCACCTCGGCGGCGCCCTGCTCGGCTTCGTGCTCATGAAGCGACCCGGCCTGCTGGCGCCCTTCGGCGGGCCCGCGCTCGGAGCCGCCGGTTACGGCGCGGCGAAGCGTTCCGGCGGCGGCATCGAGGGCATCAAAGGCCGCCTCGCCGACTTCAAGCGGAACCGCGCCCGCAAAGCCGCGGCCGAGCACGCCGCCGAGGTCGACCGCATCCTCGCGAAGGTCAGCGACAGCGGGATCCAGTCGCTGACCGAAGGAGAAAAGAAGACGCTCGCGGAGGACACGAAGCGGAAGCGTTGA
- the trkA gene encoding Trk system potassium transporter TrkA, translated as MNIIICGAGEVGRHSAEVLAPDGHNVTLIDRDPAKLAECESLIDIGAMEGDATRAEVLRRAGVAEADLFIAATSIDEINLLSASIASALGCDQTIARVHHASYFESQGLDYGKHFGIDHLVCPEHTTAVAVATTLRSPGAQEVENFARGSIELQRLPVGEGSKATRAKLSELPLPSCSLVVAVERGEEAFRPNADTELIAGDVVTAIGDESSLVKLFKVFGVETPRRLKVMLVGGTNQGVWLCRELRAKQFQVRLFESDPARAAALSERLPWVTVLTGDIIASEVLLDERVDQADAFIACTEDDETNILIAARAKTMGVKSAVCVLQRSVYTHLLSHIGIDLVFSPRATAVGEILRRLETHSMRHLATLADGVAEVYETRLNKADAAVIGVPLSRLNLPEQALVALVQRGAKTFIPAAAEQLALGDTVVVVAPSRARKPLRKALLGH; from the coding sequence ATCAACATCATCATCTGCGGCGCCGGCGAGGTCGGCCGCCACTCCGCCGAGGTGCTCGCGCCCGACGGCCACAACGTCACGCTCATCGACCGCGACCCGGCCAAGCTCGCCGAGTGTGAGTCGCTGATCGACATCGGGGCGATGGAGGGCGACGCGACGCGGGCCGAGGTGCTCCGGCGGGCGGGCGTGGCCGAGGCGGACCTGTTCATCGCGGCGACGAGCATCGACGAGATCAACCTGCTCTCCGCGTCGATCGCCTCGGCGCTGGGCTGCGACCAGACGATCGCCCGCGTCCACCACGCCTCGTACTTCGAGAGCCAGGGCCTCGACTACGGCAAGCACTTCGGCATCGATCACCTGGTGTGCCCCGAGCACACGACGGCGGTGGCGGTGGCGACCACGCTGCGGTCACCGGGTGCCCAGGAGGTCGAGAACTTCGCCCGCGGCAGCATCGAGCTCCAGCGGCTGCCGGTGGGCGAGGGCTCCAAGGCGACGCGTGCGAAGCTCTCCGAGCTGCCGCTGCCGTCGTGCTCGCTGGTGGTCGCGGTGGAGCGGGGCGAGGAGGCCTTCCGGCCCAACGCCGACACCGAGCTCATCGCCGGCGACGTGGTGACGGCCATCGGCGACGAGTCGAGCCTGGTGAAGCTCTTCAAGGTCTTCGGCGTCGAGACGCCGCGCCGGCTGAAGGTGATGCTCGTGGGCGGCACGAACCAGGGCGTCTGGCTGTGCCGCGAGCTGCGGGCCAAGCAGTTCCAGGTGCGGCTGTTCGAGAGCGATCCGGCCCGCGCCGCCGCGCTCTCCGAGCGGCTGCCCTGGGTGACGGTGCTCACCGGTGACATCATCGCCAGCGAGGTGCTGCTCGACGAGCGCGTCGACCAGGCCGACGCCTTCATCGCCTGCACCGAGGACGACGAGACCAACATCCTCATCGCCGCCCGGGCGAAGACGATGGGCGTGAAGTCGGCGGTGTGCGTGCTCCAGCGGAGCGTCTACACGCACCTGCTCTCGCACATCGGCATCGACCTGGTCTTCAGCCCGCGGGCGACCGCGGTGGGCGAGATCCTGCGCCGGCTCGAGACCCATTCGATGCGCCACCTCGCCACGCTGGCCGACGGCGTCGCCGAGGTGTACGAGACGCGGCTGAACAAGGCCGACGCGGCGGTGATCGGCGTGCCGCTCTCGCGGCTGAACCTGCCGGAGCAGGCGCTGGTGGCGCTGGTGCAACGCGGGGCCAAGACCTTCATCCCGGCGGCGGCGGAGCAGCTTGCGCTGGGGGACACGGTGGTGGTCGTCGCACCCTCGAGAGCGCGGAAGCCGCTGCGGAAGGCGCTGCTGGGCCACTGA
- the rpmH gene encoding 50S ribosomal protein L34, with the protein MSTHYPKRRSLIKRARKFGFRARMKTSLGRKMLNRKRRVGRSVNVRKSF; encoded by the coding sequence ATGTCCACTCACTACCCCAAGCGTCGTTCCCTCATCAAGCGCGCCCGCAAGTTCGGCTTCCGCGCCCGGATGAAGACCAGCCTCGGCCGCAAGATGCTCAACCGCAAGCGTCGCGTCGGGCGGAGCGTGAACGTCCGCAAGAGCTTCTGA
- a CDS encoding ABC transporter ATP-binding protein, giving the protein MHAGTTGPAAGGAAPPDATGLCWEALTAGYGGGPPVLGPVWGAARPGELVALLGPNGAGKTTLLRSALGQEVRYRGAIHLLGRRLGGAGGGVGTREARWRAQRLAYVPQAGGVRFGFTVAEVLAMARHAHGDAGGASGRSAIAAAAERCGVAGLMDRPHAALSGGQQRRVLLARGMAQADGGAVLLADEPTAGMDPAQAEAAMATLRAAATGGLAVVATLHDLTAAWRYADAVWLLAGGRLVARGTPEEVIQDAVLRPVYGTAFERAPGRPPPGAARGGAVFTAGLASADA; this is encoded by the coding sequence ATGCACGCTGGAACGACCGGCCCGGCGGCAGGCGGAGCCGCTCCTCCCGACGCCACGGGGCTGTGCTGGGAGGCCCTGACGGCCGGGTACGGCGGGGGCCCGCCGGTGCTCGGGCCCGTCTGGGGGGCGGCCCGACCCGGGGAGCTGGTGGCGCTGTTGGGGCCCAACGGGGCGGGCAAGACGACGCTGCTGCGCTCAGCCCTGGGCCAAGAGGTGCGGTATCGCGGGGCCATCCACCTCCTCGGCCGCCGGCTGGGCGGGGCCGGCGGCGGCGTGGGAACCCGCGAAGCCCGCTGGCGGGCACAACGGCTCGCGTACGTGCCGCAGGCCGGCGGCGTCCGCTTCGGATTCACGGTGGCGGAGGTGCTGGCGATGGCCCGGCACGCGCACGGCGACGCGGGCGGCGCCTCCGGCCGGTCGGCCATCGCCGCGGCGGCGGAGCGGTGCGGCGTCGCCGGCTTGATGGACCGGCCGCACGCGGCGCTCTCGGGTGGGCAGCAACGCCGGGTCCTGCTGGCTCGGGGGATGGCGCAGGCCGACGGCGGCGCCGTGCTGCTCGCCGACGAGCCGACGGCGGGCATGGATCCCGCCCAAGCCGAAGCCGCGATGGCGACCCTGCGGGCCGCGGCCACCGGCGGCCTCGCCGTCGTCGCCACGCTCCACGACCTCACCGCCGCCTGGCGGTACGCCGACGCGGTGTGGCTGCTGGCGGGCGGCCGGCTCGTCGCGAGAGGCACTCCGGAGGAGGTGATCCAGGACGCGGTCCTGCGCCCGGTCTACGGGACCGCCTTCGAGCGGGCTCCGGGGCGTCCGCCGCCGGGCGCCGCCCGCGGCGGGGCCGTCTTCACCGCCGGCTTGGCCTCCGCCGACGCGTAG
- the rnc gene encoding ribonuclease III, producing MSESAPRPAASDADRIERAQAALGHRFADAGLLAEALRHASAAGPGRPSNERLEFLGDAVIELCVCEALFERFPDRPEGELSVMKSAVVSRVACAAAADRLGLVALLQLGPGMRARARLADTLGGNAFEAVVAALHLDAGLPTARAFVLDHLGDALEEAATSTHQRNFKSALQDFAQAHLGGRALYEPLGSSGPGHRPVFRVAAVVAGRRFGEASASTKKGAEQAAAEAALHAMRAEPGDLPPLARAQLDALLG from the coding sequence GTGAGCGAGTCAGCGCCCCGGCCCGCAGCTTCCGACGCCGACCGAATCGAACGCGCGCAGGCCGCGCTCGGCCACCGCTTCGCCGACGCCGGGCTCCTCGCGGAGGCGCTGCGCCACGCGTCGGCCGCCGGCCCCGGCCGGCCCTCCAACGAGCGTCTGGAGTTCCTCGGCGACGCCGTCATCGAGCTGTGCGTCTGCGAGGCGCTCTTCGAGCGCTTCCCCGACCGCCCCGAGGGCGAGCTGTCGGTGATGAAGTCCGCCGTGGTCTCGCGTGTCGCCTGCGCCGCCGCCGCCGATCGGCTCGGCCTCGTCGCCCTGCTGCAGCTGGGTCCGGGCATGCGGGCCCGGGCGCGGCTGGCCGACACGCTCGGCGGCAACGCCTTCGAGGCCGTCGTCGCCGCCCTGCACCTCGACGCCGGCCTGCCCACCGCCCGCGCCTTCGTGCTCGATCACCTCGGCGACGCCCTCGAGGAGGCCGCCACCTCCACCCACCAGCGGAACTTCAAGAGCGCGCTGCAGGACTTCGCCCAGGCCCACCTCGGCGGGCGTGCGCTCTACGAGCCGCTCGGCTCCAGCGGCCCGGGCCACCGCCCCGTCTTCCGCGTCGCCGCGGTGGTGGCCGGTCGCCGCTTCGGGGAGGCTTCCGCCTCGACGAAGAAAGGAGCCGAGCAAGCGGCCGCCGAAGCCGCTCTG
- a CDS encoding N-acetyltransferase produces MPDAAAETILRPARAADVPAMAAIVADSAELGLMLPKSHATLYEKLRNYVVAEDPHTGEIVGLCGLSIIWADLGEVVSLAVTPAARGRGLGARLVDAVLADADGLGIRRVMSLTYEQRFFERLGFSVVDRQKLPMKVWAECVACPKKHACDEIAMIRVNASIPPAVGSPAPGVGVPGLSAPVVTARLTRDGSVMVGG; encoded by the coding sequence GTGCCCGATGCCGCCGCCGAGACGATCCTCCGCCCTGCGCGGGCGGCGGACGTGCCGGCGATGGCGGCCATCGTCGCCGACTCCGCGGAGCTGGGCCTCATGCTGCCCAAGTCCCACGCGACGCTCTACGAGAAGCTCCGCAACTACGTCGTGGCCGAGGACCCGCACACCGGCGAGATCGTCGGCCTGTGCGGCCTGTCGATCATCTGGGCGGACCTCGGCGAGGTCGTTTCGCTGGCGGTGACGCCCGCCGCCCGCGGCCGCGGCCTCGGTGCCAGGCTCGTCGACGCCGTTCTCGCCGACGCCGACGGCCTCGGGATCCGCCGGGTCATGTCGCTCACCTACGAGCAACGCTTCTTCGAACGGCTCGGCTTCTCGGTCGTCGACCGCCAGAAGCTGCCGATGAAGGTCTGGGCCGAGTGCGTGGCTTGCCCCAAGAAGCACGCCTGCGACGAGATCGCGATGATCCGCGTCAACGCGTCGATCCCGCCTGCGGTCGGGTCGCCCGCGCCGGGCGTGGGCGTGCCGGGCCTCTCGGCGCCGGTGGTGACCGCGCGGCTCACGCGCGACGGATCGGTGATGGTGGGCGGATGA
- a CDS encoding nickel-dependent lactate racemase family protein gives MSTLFSEGGPEAEVTPQRLRERMAEVARAWCGDAERVLLLPPDHTRAKSFAGKMAAELWSLLEPDVRVDVMPALGTHHPMTEAQLRRFFGETIPMDRFRVHRWDGELDVLGTIDGLEIDRLSGGRLARAGVIDDLPVAVNPAVTSGGYDVVLSLGQVVPHEVVGLANYTKNVMIGVGGKPVIDRSHLLGAVYGMERVMGRAETPVRRLLDRMYREFVEPRTRVGFVLSVVEGVLDGSATPRPVLRGLFASRDNSAFREAAALSRMVNLTDLDRPIRTCVVKLDAETYASTWLGNKAIYRTRMAMATGGRLVVLAPGVKRFGENARTDPLIARFGYHGTPRTLAAMAEHAALRAEASVAAHLIHGSGEGRFGITYATRPENLPAEAVRGVGFDFEDHDAAVARLDAGNLRPGWNDRAGEEVFYVPDPGIGLWSADTEDHSAEP, from the coding sequence GTGAGCACGCTCTTCTCCGAGGGCGGGCCCGAGGCGGAGGTCACGCCCCAGCGGCTGCGCGAGCGGATGGCGGAGGTGGCCAGAGCCTGGTGCGGCGACGCGGAGCGGGTGCTCCTGTTGCCGCCCGACCACACCCGCGCGAAGAGCTTCGCCGGGAAGATGGCCGCGGAGCTGTGGTCGTTGCTCGAGCCGGACGTGCGCGTCGACGTGATGCCCGCCCTGGGCACCCACCACCCGATGACCGAGGCCCAGCTGCGTCGCTTCTTCGGCGAGACGATCCCGATGGACCGCTTCCGGGTGCACCGCTGGGACGGCGAGCTCGACGTGCTGGGCACCATCGACGGCCTCGAGATCGACCGCCTCTCCGGCGGCCGCCTCGCCCGCGCCGGCGTCATCGACGACCTGCCCGTCGCCGTCAACCCCGCGGTCACCTCCGGCGGCTACGACGTCGTGCTCTCGCTGGGCCAGGTGGTGCCCCACGAGGTGGTCGGCCTCGCCAACTACACCAAGAACGTGATGATCGGCGTCGGCGGCAAGCCGGTGATCGACCGCTCGCACCTGCTGGGCGCCGTCTACGGGATGGAGCGCGTGATGGGCCGGGCGGAGACGCCCGTCCGGCGGCTGCTCGATCGCATGTACCGCGAGTTCGTCGAGCCCAGGACGCGCGTGGGCTTCGTGCTGTCGGTTGTCGAGGGCGTTCTCGATGGCTCCGCGACGCCGCGGCCCGTGCTCCGCGGGCTCTTCGCCAGCCGCGACAACAGCGCCTTCCGCGAGGCCGCTGCGCTCTCGCGGATGGTGAACCTCACCGATCTCGACCGGCCGATCCGGACCTGCGTGGTCAAGCTCGACGCCGAGACCTACGCCAGCACGTGGCTCGGCAACAAGGCCATCTACCGCACGCGCATGGCCATGGCGACCGGCGGCCGCCTCGTCGTGCTCGCCCCCGGCGTGAAGCGTTTCGGCGAGAACGCCCGGACCGACCCCCTGATCGCCCGCTTCGGCTACCACGGCACGCCCCGAACGCTCGCCGCCATGGCCGAGCACGCCGCGCTGCGGGCCGAGGCCAGCGTCGCCGCCCACCTCATCCACGGCAGCGGCGAGGGCCGCTTCGGGATCACCTACGCCACGCGGCCGGAGAACCTCCCCGCCGAGGCCGTCCGCGGCGTCGGATTCGACTTCGAGGACCACGACGCGGCCGTCGCCCGGCTCGACGCGGGGAACCTGCGGCCCGGCTGGAACGACCGCGCCGGCGAGGAGGTCTTCTACGTGCCCGATCCCGGCATCGGCCTGTGGTCCGCCGACACCGAGGATCACAGCGCCGAGCCTTGA
- a CDS encoding Ig-like domain-containing protein, producing MPQRSATRSTRPHATVPLAAAGVLLCGSTLAAATATADTARRFVHTTEADFAPGEAEGFSVTAYGELVPVPAFEALPDAPEGVETLLALAADGGGTVYAAGGTASGGAAVVKLVADAWEEVAAFGDAQVFCLLAAGDELLAGVSAADGASRVVALGGGEPRTVLELPEDRYVWAMAGTPGRTPLLLATGIEGRVLSVAFEAVAGEGADGAGERPEPVVVLDAAQANVLALAASPGGFPFFAGTDTDGIVYRIDAAEGDDPLAAVAVFDAAEPEVAALAVHGDGRVYVGTADAEQAKPGRLGDPAGESTGKPQIADDAVGDSNDADLPPIEPGPVELAEGATPAAPGAVAPTAAPDAAAAGGSGDEPAAEEGAPATEEAGEPGAATPTPADYDALRETLKEKLASAKQTGTLELEGVAAASSTPKASRPRTPDQPAAEKKEGNAVYELLPEGSSREVFRETSMVLALALDDAGQRLLIGTGGEGELHAVDVADGTRTLVRDLDSQQVTALLAGGDGVTVAASSPALAGRLPGGRPTGEAVYTSASLDAGRTALFGRIRLDATGPGGTAFGVETRSGATADPEAAPWSAWIPAGELAAGDPAASLEIPASPARFLQYRLTLAARPDADAAAATPAVESVTLSYAVPNLAPRVTRLTLEAAEPEEPGAEADPTVSIAWEANDPDEDTLSYDVSWRLEGSDAWLLAAEDLTETTFDWDTRGLGSGRYTVRVAATDAPDNPPGQERTSTRRSDVFLLDNTPPTLEASAEEESGELVITGTASDATGTVAGVAFRVGDDAAFRPVAAADLLFDSAEEAFRLPLPGLDRSRGHVVTLRAADARGNAAFRSVVVPAKP from the coding sequence ATGCCGCAACGTTCCGCCACGCGATCCACCCGCCCGCACGCCACGGTCCCCCTCGCGGCGGCGGGCGTGCTGCTGTGCGGCTCCACGCTGGCGGCAGCGACCGCCACCGCCGACACGGCGCGGCGGTTCGTGCACACGACCGAGGCGGACTTCGCCCCCGGTGAGGCCGAAGGCTTCTCGGTGACGGCCTACGGAGAGCTGGTCCCGGTGCCCGCCTTCGAGGCGCTGCCCGACGCGCCCGAGGGCGTGGAGACGCTGCTCGCGCTGGCCGCGGACGGCGGCGGCACCGTCTACGCCGCGGGCGGGACCGCGAGCGGCGGCGCGGCGGTGGTGAAGCTCGTGGCAGACGCCTGGGAGGAGGTTGCGGCCTTCGGAGACGCGCAAGTCTTCTGCCTGCTCGCGGCCGGCGACGAGCTGCTCGCCGGGGTGAGCGCGGCGGACGGGGCCAGCCGCGTCGTTGCGCTCGGAGGCGGGGAGCCACGGACGGTGCTGGAGCTGCCCGAGGACCGCTACGTGTGGGCGATGGCCGGCACGCCCGGCCGGACGCCGCTGCTCTTGGCCACCGGCATCGAGGGCCGCGTGCTGTCGGTGGCCTTCGAGGCGGTGGCGGGTGAAGGAGCCGACGGGGCCGGGGAGAGGCCCGAGCCCGTCGTCGTCCTCGACGCCGCCCAGGCCAACGTGCTCGCGCTGGCCGCCTCCCCCGGCGGCTTCCCCTTCTTCGCCGGCACCGACACCGACGGCATCGTCTACCGCATCGACGCCGCCGAGGGCGACGATCCGCTCGCGGCCGTGGCCGTCTTCGACGCCGCCGAGCCCGAGGTCGCCGCGCTGGCGGTCCACGGCGACGGCCGCGTGTACGTCGGCACGGCCGACGCCGAGCAGGCCAAGCCCGGGCGCCTCGGGGACCCGGCGGGCGAGTCGACGGGCAAGCCGCAGATCGCCGACGACGCCGTCGGCGACAGCAACGACGCCGACCTGCCCCCGATCGAGCCCGGGCCGGTCGAGCTGGCGGAGGGGGCCACGCCCGCCGCCCCCGGTGCCGTCGCGCCCACGGCCGCGCCGGATGCGGCCGCCGCCGGAGGGTCCGGAGACGAGCCCGCGGCCGAAGAGGGTGCGCCCGCGACCGAGGAAGCCGGCGAGCCCGGGGCCGCGACGCCCACGCCCGCCGATTACGACGCGCTCCGCGAGACGCTCAAGGAGAAGCTTGCCAGCGCGAAGCAGACCGGCACGCTCGAGCTGGAGGGCGTGGCCGCCGCCTCGTCGACGCCCAAGGCCAGCCGGCCCCGGACCCCCGACCAGCCCGCGGCCGAGAAGAAGGAGGGCAACGCCGTGTACGAGCTGCTCCCTGAAGGCAGCTCGCGGGAGGTGTTCCGCGAGACCTCGATGGTGCTCGCGCTCGCGCTGGACGACGCCGGCCAGCGCCTCCTCATCGGCACCGGTGGCGAAGGCGAGCTGCACGCGGTCGACGTCGCGGACGGCACGCGGACGCTGGTCCGCGACCTCGACAGCCAGCAGGTCACGGCCCTGCTTGCCGGCGGCGACGGCGTCACGGTCGCGGCCTCCAGCCCCGCCCTCGCCGGCCGGCTTCCCGGCGGCCGTCCCACCGGGGAGGCCGTCTACACCTCGGCCTCCCTGGACGCCGGCCGCACCGCGCTGTTCGGCCGCATCCGCCTCGACGCCACCGGACCCGGCGGCACCGCGTTCGGCGTGGAGACGCGTTCGGGGGCCACCGCCGACCCCGAGGCCGCGCCCTGGTCCGCGTGGATCCCCGCCGGGGAGCTCGCCGCGGGCGACCCGGCGGCCTCGCTGGAGATCCCGGCGTCGCCGGCGCGGTTCCTGCAGTACCGCCTGACGCTCGCCGCCCGGCCCGACGCCGACGCGGCCGCGGCCACGCCCGCCGTGGAGTCGGTGACGCTGTCCTACGCCGTGCCGAACCTCGCGCCGCGGGTCACCCGCCTGACCCTGGAGGCGGCGGAGCCCGAGGAGCCCGGGGCCGAGGCCGACCCCACCGTGTCGATCGCGTGGGAGGCCAACGACCCCGACGAGGACACGCTCTCCTACGACGTCAGCTGGCGCCTGGAGGGCTCCGACGCCTGGCTGCTCGCGGCCGAGGACCTGACCGAGACCACCTTCGACTGGGACACCCGCGGCCTCGGCTCGGGCCGCTACACCGTCCGCGTGGCCGCGACCGATGCCCCCGACAACCCGCCGGGCCAGGAGCGGACCTCCACCCGCCGCTCGGACGTGTTCCTGCTGGACAACACCCCGCCGACGCTCGAGGCCTCGGCCGAGGAGGAGAGCGGCGAGCTTGTAATCACCGGCACCGCGAGCGACGCGACGGGCACCGTCGCCGGTGTCGCCTTCCGCGTCGGCGACGACGCCGCGTTCCGGCCCGTCGCCGCGGCCGACCTGCTCTTCGACTCGGCCGAGGAAGCCTTCCGCCTCCCGCTGCCCGGGCTCGACCGCTCCCGCGGCCACGTCGTGACGCTCCGCGCCGCCGACGCCCGCGGCAACGCGGCCTTCCGCAGCGTCGTCGTGCCGGCAAAACCGTAG
- a CDS encoding gluconokinase, whose amino-acid sequence MTHVFMGVAGCGKSEVGRRVADRLGLPFEDADAFHPRANVEKMAGGTPLTDADRAPWLDAMSEAIAAWNRGGGAALACSALKRSYRDRLREAGDVFFVHLAGDRETIALRMAAREDHFMPPSLLDSQFRTLEDPAGEPGVVAVSIEPPLDEVVAAAADAVRAQRTGEAVRP is encoded by the coding sequence ATGACGCACGTGTTCATGGGTGTGGCCGGTTGCGGGAAGAGCGAAGTCGGCCGCCGCGTCGCCGACCGGCTGGGCCTGCCCTTCGAGGACGCCGACGCCTTCCACCCGCGGGCGAACGTCGAGAAGATGGCCGGCGGCACGCCCCTCACCGACGCCGACCGGGCGCCCTGGCTGGACGCGATGAGCGAGGCGATCGCCGCGTGGAACCGAGGCGGCGGGGCGGCGCTCGCCTGCTCCGCCCTGAAGCGGTCGTACCGCGACCGGCTCCGCGAGGCCGGCGATGTCTTCTTCGTCCACCTCGCGGGCGACCGCGAGACCATCGCGCTGCGGATGGCGGCGCGGGAGGACCACTTCATGCCGCCCTCGCTGCTCGACAGCCAGTTCAGGACGCTGGAGGACCCCGCCGGCGAACCCGGCGTGGTCGCGGTGAGCATCGAGCCACCGCTGGACGAGGTCGTCGCGGCCGCCGCCGACGCGGTCCGCGCCCAACGCACCGGAGAGGCGGTGAGGCCGTGA
- a CDS encoding phosphatidylserine decarboxylase: MLSGFAKAEWIVISACGVAIAVALLLFGSLLLAVAALVATFLVLLFFRDPTRRPPSAKGAVVAACDGTVSSVHDVEHHDLLGGPAVCIRVFMSVLDVHINRTPCHGAVASVVHTPGNHGNTLNPASMEDNESVTTLLVHPTKGQPVAVVRQIAGLLARTIHNALSEGQVVQRGQKMGIIKLGSTTELYLPVSANVTVRVREGEKVKAGVTVLASVEPVPAELPAGLATASA; encoded by the coding sequence ATGCTCTCAGGTTTCGCCAAAGCGGAATGGATCGTGATCTCCGCTTGCGGCGTGGCCATCGCGGTCGCGCTGCTGCTCTTCGGGTCGCTCCTGCTCGCGGTCGCTGCGCTCGTCGCGACCTTCCTCGTGCTGCTGTTCTTCCGGGACCCGACGCGGCGGCCGCCCTCGGCGAAGGGGGCGGTGGTCGCGGCGTGCGACGGCACCGTGAGCAGCGTGCACGACGTGGAGCACCACGACCTGCTGGGGGGGCCGGCGGTCTGCATCCGCGTCTTCATGTCGGTGCTGGACGTGCACATCAACCGCACGCCCTGCCACGGGGCGGTCGCGTCGGTCGTGCACACGCCCGGCAACCACGGCAACACGCTGAACCCGGCCTCGATGGAGGACAACGAGAGCGTCACCACGCTGCTGGTCCACCCCACCAAGGGCCAGCCGGTCGCGGTGGTGCGGCAGATCGCCGGTCTGCTCGCCCGCACCATCCACAACGCGCTCAGCGAGGGGCAGGTGGTCCAGCGGGGTCAGAAGATGGGCATCATCAAGCTCGGCTCCACGACCGAGCTGTACCTGCCGGTGTCCGCCAACGTCACCGTCCGGGTGCGGGAGGGCGAGAAGGTGAAGGCCGGCGTGACGGTGCTCGCCAGCGTGGAGCCGGTCCCGGCGGAGCTGCCGGCCGGCCTGGCGACCGCGTCGGCTTGA